Genomic segment of Candidatus Eisenbacteria bacterium:
GCCCTCCTTTGCCGGCGCCGTCGGCGACTACGAGATCCGCGCGAGCCTCGATCGCGACACGGCCATCCAGGGAGAGCCGGTCACCTGGATCGTGGAGATCGTCGGCGAGGGAAACATCGCCGCCCTCGAGGGCCCCCGCTTTCCGGAAGTCGTCGGCTGCCGGGGTTATGAGGCCGGGAGCGAGGCCGAGACGACGCGCGGCAACGATCGGATCGGCGGGCGCAAGCGCTTCTCACGCGTGCTCGTTCCCGAGATCGCGGGCTCGCTCAGTCTTCCATCGATCGAGTGGGCCTACTTCGATCCGAAAGAGGAGCGCTACCGCGTCGTGGAGACCTCGGGGAGAACCGTTCGAGTCGAGCCCGCGAAGGCCGGGACAGGGGACCTCTCGACCGAGCGCCTCGGAGGGGCGATCAGGGGTTCTCGAACGAGGACCAGGCTGACCCCACTCTCCGCGGAGCGACCCTGGACCCGCCCGGGCTTCTGGCTCTTGCAGGCGATCCCAGTGGCCGGTCTCGCAGGATCCCTCGCGCTGCGCCGCAGGCGGGAGGAGCGGAGGCGCGATCCGGAAGGCTTCCGCATGAGGCGCGCTCCGCGGCGCCTGAGGGAGGCCCTCCGCTCCGTCGCCGCCGAAACGGAGGATCCCTGGGGCATGCTGGCGCGTTCGCTCGAGAGCTACCTGGCCGATCGCTATGGCGCGGAGGTCAGAGGAATGACCCGCGAGAGTCTCGGCGCGCATCTCGTCTCCAGAGGCGCTCCTTCCGAGATCGCCCAG
This window contains:
- a CDS encoding protein BatD — protein: PSFAGAVGDYEIRASLDRDTAIQGEPVTWIVEIVGEGNIAALEGPRFPEVVGCRGYEAGSEAETTRGNDRIGGRKRFSRVLVPEIAGSLSLPSIEWAYFDPKEERYRVVETSGRTVRVEPAKAGTGDLSTERLGGAIRGSRTRTRLTPLSAERPWTRPGFWLLQAIPVAGLAGSLALRRRREERRRDPEGFRMRRAPRRLREALRSVAAETEDPWGMLARSLESYLADRYGAEVRGMTRESLGAHLVSRGAPSEIAQRLSALLARADSLRYTPATDQAAAGIHEAVREVLECAARLGRRDRG